Proteins from one Camelina sativa cultivar DH55 chromosome 8, Cs, whole genome shotgun sequence genomic window:
- the LOC104707824 gene encoding protein indeterminate-domain 12-like, producing MDMFSSHSLSYKLTSLSTEASASSGNTLSTIQGFSGFNNVTSSLCTHTETHKNKKRRGLPGNPDPDAEVIALSPKTLLATNRFVCEICNKGFQRDQNLQLHRRGHNLPWKLKQKSSKEQQKKKVYVCPETKCAHHHPSRALGDLTGIKKHFCRKHGEKKWKCEKCSKFYAVQSDWKAHTKICGTREYRCDCGTLFSRKDSFITHRAFCDALAEESARIISTSSSNLTNPSPNLQDHHHFMVNKSSPLLFTSPLCVEPSHSTAALSSTAALSATALLQKATALSSSAIGGVGQTRLVGHHHRHLTNVNELLGVGVDQVMMTSSEYDQLASTWQKADRLTRDFLGLTGHGVHVSVRPGDMLGYAGGVAFPVSAYDTESHHDHDSSSSLQKSYDLGFSGAHHHTI from the exons ATGGACATGTTTTCATCTCATTCCTTGTCCTATAAACTAACCTCTTTGTCTACTGAAGCAAGTGCTTCTTCTGGTAACACTCTCAGTACTATCCAAGGTTTCAGTGGCTTCAACAATGTAACTTCCAGTCTTTGTACACACACAGAGACTcacaagaataagaaaagaagaggcCTTCCTGGAAATCCTg ATCCAGATGCAGAGGTAATCGCACTGTCACCAAAGACACTTCTTGCAACAAACAGATTCGTTTGTGAGATATGCAACAAAGGGTTTCAAAGAGATCAGAATCTACAGCTTCACAGGAGAGGCCACAATCTTCCATGGAAGCTGAAGCAGAAGAGCAgcaaagaacaacaaaagaagaaagtctATGTGTGCCCAGAGACAAAATGtgctcatcatcatccatcTAGGGCTCTTGGTGATCTCACAGGGATCAAGAAGCACTTTTGCAGGAAACATGGAGAAAAGAAATGGAAATGTGAAAAGTGTTCAAAGTTCTATGCCGTTCAATCTGATTGGAAAGCTCACACTAAGATCTGTGGTACAAGAGAGTATAGATGTGACTGCGGCACTCTTTTCTCGAG GAAAGACAGTTTTATAACGCATAGAGCGTTTTGTGATGCATTAGCAGAAGAAAGTGCAAGAATCATCTCAACGTCTTCCTCCAATCTCACAAACCCTAGCCCAAACCTCCAAGACCATCATCACTTTATGGTCAATAAATCTTCTCCCTTGCTCTTCACGTCACCTCTTTGCGTTGAACCATCACACTCCACCGCCGCTCTTTCCTCAACGGCAGCTCTCTCCGCGACGGCTCTCCTCCAAAAAGCAACGGCTCTCAGCTCCTCAGCTATCGGCGGAGTAGGGCAGACTCGGTTGGTCGGTCATCATCACCGACATCTGACGAACGTCAACGAGCTtcttggtgttggtgttgaCCAGGTCATGATGACGTCGTCTGAGTACGACCAGCTAGCGTCCACGTGGCAGAAAGCTGACCGTTTGACCAGAGACTTTCTTGGACTCACGGGTCACGGGGTGCACGTTAGCGTGAGACCCGGTGATATGCTGGGGTACGCTGGTGGCGTGGCGTTTCCTGTGTCGGCGTACGATACCGAATCTCATCATGATCACGACTCGTCGTCGTCGTTGCAGAAATCTTACGATCTGGGATTCTCAGGAGCCCACCATCACACTATATAA
- the LOC104709794 gene encoding protein RRP6-like 1 produces the protein MDFVDKNLIEKKPVNLLPLEETSFKIVEKVKDLKELAATLQSVEEFAVDLEHNQYRSFQGLTCLMQISTRTEDYIVDTFKLWDHIGPYLRELFKDPKKKKVMHGADRDIIWLQRDFGIYVCNLFDTGQASRVLKLERKSLEFLLKHYCGVAANKEYQNADWRIRPLPDVMTRYATSSDHRD, from the exons ATGGACTTTGTGGATAAAAATCTTATAGAGAAGAAACCTGTTAATCTTCTCCCATTGGAAGAGACTTCTTTTAAGATTGTTGAAAAAGTCAAAGATCTCAAGGAATTAGCTGCCACATTGCAAAGTGTTGAAGAGTTTGCT GTTGATCTGGAGCATAATCAGTATAGATCTTTTCAAGGATTAACATGTTTGATGCAAATCTCCACCAGAACCGAGGATTATATTGTTGATACATTCAAGCTTTGGGATCACATTGGTCCTTATCTAAGGGAACTCTTCAAAgaccctaaaaagaaaaag GTTATGCATGGAGCAGATCGTGATATTATTTGGCTTCAACGGGACTTCGGCATTTATGTCTGCAATCTTTTTGACACAGGACAG GCCTCAAGGGTGCTAAAGCTGGAGAGAAAGAGTCTCGAATTTCTTCTGAAGCATTATTGTGGAGTTGCTGCAAACAAAGA ATACCAAAATGCAGACTGGAGAATACGACCCCTTCCGGATGTAATGACAAG ATAtgctacatcttcag ACCATCGAGATTAA
- the LOC109125977 gene encoding uncharacterized protein LOC109125977, translating into MGTRSQVSKATKEEVVGSRSEDLAGCFTKNETGGIGVFSNRREGSGLREARRDDRPDVVRPESQYYYGGITRLGKIDFPRFDGTRLKEWLFKAEKFFSVDFTPNNMKVRTASIHFDGHAVSWHHDFVQSGVGLEVLYDWNGYVRLLKERFEEVGDDPMAELKQLQETEGIVDYHQKFTLIKIRLNLSEEYLVSIYLAGLRLDTQMHVRMFQPVTVRHCFLLGRLYEKAHPRKTSNTTWSSKQGGAAKGGSEVEARTDQHVVKTAFKAPSNLTKKLSQQEMSERRAKGLCYFCDEKYTPEHYLVHKKTQLFRMDVEEEFEDAVEELVEEDEANMPRISVNAISGISDYETMRVRGTYDKKILFMLVDSGSTHNFVDSKMAAKLGCKIESAGLSRVAVADGRKLRIEGRVKDFKWKLHTTQFHSDVLLIPLQGVDMVLGFQWLSTLGVISWDFLNLEMRFKYNKHRVMLNGIKQGSVRDIKAQKLQKLQGEQAQFAMLCVQETKEGEEFNSGTFNTMVCDSKEEAIMGDIVERFPDVFAEASELPPFRENHDHCIKLLEGSNPVNQRPYRYALHQKNEIDKIVEEMLTGGTIQISSSPYASLVVLVKKKDGTWRLCVDYRELNGMIVKDRFPIPLIEDLMDELGGSKVYSKIDLRAGYHQVRMTPSDIHKTAFKTHSGHYEYLVMPFGLTNAPATFQSLMNAVFKEFLRKFVLVFFDDILIYSSSLEEHKQHLQRVF; encoded by the exons ATGGGAACGAGATCGCAAGTCAGTAAGGCAACGAAGGAGGAGGTTGTTGGTTCCAGATCGGAAG ATCTCGCCGGATGTTTCACCAAAAACGAAACCGGAGGGATTGGCGTTTTCTCCAACCGCAGGGAAGGATCTGGACTACGAGAAGCAAGGAGGGATGATCGACCTGATGTGGTAAGACCTGAATCTCAGTACTATTATGGAGGTATTACTAGATTGGGAAAAATAGATTTTCCTCGCTTCGATGGTACTAGACTCAAGGAGTGGTTGTTTAAGGCTGAGAAATTTTTTAGTGTGGATTTCACTCCTAATAACATGAAGGTGAGGACTGCATCGATTCATTTTGATGGCCATGCTGTGTCTTGGCATCATGATTTCGTTCAGTCAGGGGTTGGTTTGGAAGTCTTATATGACTGGAATGGTTATGTGCGATTGCTGAAGGAAAGGTTTGAGGAAGTAGGAGATGATCCTATGGCGGAACTTAAGCAGTTGCAAGAAACTGAGGGAATCGTAGATTATCATCAGAAATTTACTCTGATCAAAATCAGATTGAATCTTTCGGAGGAGTATCTGGTGAGTATTTATTTGGCAGGGTTGAGGTTGGATACACAAATGCACGTGCGAATGTTCCAGCCGGTGACGGTGAGGCATTGTTTCTTGTTGGGAAGATTGTATGAGAAGGCACACCCCAGGAAAACCTCCAATACAACTTGGTCTTCTAAGCAAGGTGGTGCAGCGAAAGGTGGAAGTGAAGTAGAAGCTCGAACTGATCAGCATGTAGTGAAGACTGCTTTTAAGGCACCAAGTAATCTAACTAAAAAGTTATCTCAACAAGAAATGAGTGAGAGAAGAGCTAAAGGTCTTTGCTACTTCTGTGATGAGAAGTATACCCCGGAACATTATTTGGTTCATAAGAAGACTCAATTGTTTCGGATGGATGTGGAAGAAGAGTTCGAAGATGCAGTGGAAGAGTTAGTAGAGGAGGATGAGGCCAATATGCCAAGGATTTCAGTCAATGCTATATCAGGTATTTCGGACTATGAAACTATGAGAGTTCGGGGTACTTATGACAAGAAAATCCTTTTTATGTTGGTAGATTCAGGCTCCACTCATAATTTTGTGGATTCAAAAATGGCAGCTAAGTTAGGTTGTAAGATTGAGTCTGCAGGTCTTTCTCGTGTTGCTGTAGCAGATGGAAGGAAGTTAAGGATAGAGGGAAGGGTGAAGGACTTTAAATGGAAATTACACACTACTCAATTTCATTCAGACGTCCTGCTCATACCTCTACAAGGAGTAGATATGGTGTTGGGATTTCAGTGGTTGTCAACCTTAGGAGTCATCAGCTGGGATTTCTTGAATTTGGAGATGAGGTTCAAGTATAACAAACATCGAGTGATGCTTAATGGTATTAAACAAGGATCGGTTCGAGACATAAAAGCACAGAAGTTACAGAAGTTGCAAGGAGAGCAAGCTCAATTTGCTATGTTGTGCGTGCAAGAGACAAAAGAAGGAGAGGAGTTTAATTCTGGTACATTTAACACGATGGTATGTGATAGTAAGGAAGAGGCAATTATGGGGGACATTGTCGAGAGATTTCCTGATGTATTTGCAGAAGCGTCTGAACTGCCCCCGTTCAGAGAGAACCATGATCATTGCATTAAACTGTTGGAAGGCTCTAATCCGGTAAATCAAAGGCCATATCGTTATGCACTTCATCAAAAGAATGAAATTGACAAGATCGTTGAAGAGATGTTGACTGGTGGAACTATACAAATCAGCTCTAGCCCATACGCATCACTTGTTGTGTTAGtcaagaaaaaggatgggaCTTGGCGTTTGTGTGTGGATTATCGAGAGTTGAATGGTATGATTGTGAAGGATAGATTCCCAATTCCTCTCATTGAAGATCTTATGGATGAGTTGGGTGGTTCTAAGGTGTACTCTAAGATTGATCTAAGGGCTGGTTATCATCAAGTCAGGATGACACCTTCTGATATACATAAAACTGCTTTTAAAACTCACAGTGGACATTATGAGTATTTGGTAATGCCCTTTGGCCTCACAAATGCCCCTGCTACTTTCCAAAGCTTGATGAATGCGGTCTTCAAGGAATTCCTGAGGAAGTTTGTTCTTGTATTCTTTGATGATATTCTGATTTACAGTTCGTCTTTGGAAGAGCATAAGCAACATTTGCAGAGAGTTTTTTAA